From Microcystis aeruginosa NIES-2549, a single genomic window includes:
- a CDS encoding cysteine synthase A has protein sequence MDIKNGFVDAVGNTPLIRLNSFSEETGCEILGKAEFLNPGGSVKDRAALYIIQEAEKAGTLQPGGTVVEGTAGNTGIGLAHICNAKGYKCLIIIPDTQSQEKIDLLRTLGAQVRTVPAVPYRDANNYVKLSGRLASEMENAIWANQFDNLANRRAHYETTGREIWEQTDGKIDAWVAATGTGGTYAGVAMFLKDQNPQVRCVVADPMGSGLYSYVKTGTITLEGSSITEGIGNSRITANMEGAPIDDAIQIDDPTAIKVVYQLLQKDGLFMGGSVGINVAAAVALAKQMGPGHTIVTVLCDGGSRYQSRLYNPQWLAEKGLA, from the coding sequence ATGGATATTAAAAATGGTTTCGTCGATGCGGTGGGTAATACTCCTCTAATTCGTCTCAATAGTTTTAGCGAGGAAACCGGCTGCGAGATTCTCGGTAAGGCCGAATTTCTTAACCCCGGTGGTTCGGTCAAGGATCGCGCCGCTTTATATATTATTCAAGAAGCGGAAAAAGCCGGTACTCTCCAACCGGGGGGAACCGTTGTCGAAGGAACCGCCGGCAATACTGGCATCGGTTTGGCCCATATCTGCAATGCTAAAGGTTATAAATGCCTGATTATCATTCCCGATACCCAATCCCAAGAGAAAATCGACCTATTGAGAACATTGGGTGCCCAAGTGCGTACTGTTCCCGCCGTTCCCTACCGAGATGCCAATAATTACGTTAAATTATCGGGGAGATTGGCCAGTGAGATGGAAAATGCTATCTGGGCCAATCAATTCGATAATCTGGCTAATCGTCGCGCTCACTACGAAACCACCGGCCGGGAAATCTGGGAACAAACCGACGGTAAAATTGATGCTTGGGTGGCTGCCACAGGAACTGGGGGAACCTACGCGGGGGTGGCGATGTTTTTAAAAGACCAAAATCCGCAGGTGCGTTGTGTGGTGGCGGATCCGATGGGTAGCGGTTTATATAGTTATGTGAAAACCGGGACAATTACCCTGGAAGGTAGTTCAATTACGGAAGGGATTGGTAATAGTCGTATTACGGCTAATATGGAAGGCGCACCCATAGATGATGCCATTCAAATTGATGATCCCACTGCCATTAAAGTTGTTTATCAACTATTACAAAAAGATGGTTTATTTATGGGGGGTTCTGTGGGTATTAATGTCGCTGCTGCCGTGGCTTTAGCTAAACAAATGGGGCCAGGCCACACCATCGTTACTGTTCTTTGTGATGGTGGGTCCCGTTATCAATCTCGTTTATATAATCCTCAATGGTTGGCTGAGAAAGGATTGGCTTAA
- a CDS encoding type II toxin-antitoxin system HicB family antitoxin, with translation MKQALTARIFQEGNWFVAQCLEVDVASQGETETEALINLQEALELHFEPPCATVIPQLQKIPVRAKHLGNNLSLKP, from the coding sequence ATGAAACAGGCATTGACAGCCAGAATTTTTCAAGAGGGTAATTGGTTTGTGGCTCAATGTTTAGAGGTTGATGTGGCAAGTCAAGGAGAAACGGAAACTGAGGCGTTAATAAATCTTCAAGAAGCTTTGGAATTACACTTTGAACCGCCTTGTGCAACAGTGATTCCTCAATTGCAGAAAATCCCTGTACGGGCGAAGCATTTGGGCAATAACCTATCGCTGAAACCCTAG